One part of the Vicia villosa cultivar HV-30 ecotype Madison, WI linkage group LG6, Vvil1.0, whole genome shotgun sequence genome encodes these proteins:
- the LOC131613897 gene encoding uncharacterized protein LOC131613897, with protein sequence MEDDWHVFFGYHATNLCWRAAGLSTIVDHRLQTFSDAKSIILDIYNKEDKKDAGRFALVLESLWKNSNNIVWNNNREDLWGWCLRDNMGRFTIAGVAWDNDILSPLEAEALALKEAIHSVLTMNLNNVIFESDSQVVIHGINSTVTGRSELNALIISIQRLLSSVTNFKVKFITLSSN encoded by the exons ATGGAGGATGATTGGCATGTATTCTTCGGCTATCATGCTACTAATCTTtgttggcgggcagcaggtttATCTACTATTGTTGATCATCGGCTACAAACTTTTAGTGATGCTAAGTCTATTATCCTTGATATTTATAAtaaagaagataagaaagatgCGGGTCGTTTTGCTCTGGTGTTAGAGAGTCTTTGGAAGAATAGTAATAATATTGTGTGGAATAATAACAGGGAGGATCTTTG GGGTTGGTGCCTTCGGGACAATATGGGAAGGTTTACCATTGCAGGTGTAGCATGGGATAACGACATTTTGTCTCCCTTAGAAGCTGAAGCTTTGGCTCTGAAGGAAGCCATTCATAGTGTTCTAACCATGAATCTGAATAATGTTATTTTTGAAAGCGACTCTCAGGTGGTGATTCATGGAATTAATTCTACGGTTACCGGTAGGTCTGAGCTTAATGCTCTTATCATTTCTATCCAAAGATTGTTGAGTTCTGTTACGAACTTTAAGGTTAAGTTTATTACACTGTCGTCCAATTAG